A genome region from Coffea arabica cultivar ET-39 chromosome 7e, Coffea Arabica ET-39 HiFi, whole genome shotgun sequence includes the following:
- the LOC140010947 gene encoding probable LRR receptor-like serine/threonine-protein kinase At2g16250 isoform X1, producing MQLIGKSIISSFHDSPVCMTWVITMAHVYDNWERLVRATLRMEDLRITGEMTPREVSSISSSLSSPSFNSRTASSSFKFSNTAAASPVQFSSLYLSSFLLAAAGRAFEYAEILEATDRLSESNLIKRGRSGDLFRGRLRDKTNVVVKRIDLSSSVEKQERLVTELGVLGKVSHNRLVPLLGYCLENKNNDDRFLVYKYMPYKDLSSFRGLESDGNDSSQSLDFVRRMKIAIGAAEGLCYLHHECVPPLAHRDIQASSILLDDRFEVRLGSLSDVCAQKWETESHKHMVSKFLRLPLRSDQGSSGSPEAAWEDDVYCFGKILLELVTGKLGMSASSSDAAMKEWLEQTLPLISIYEKELLPIIIDPSLIIDEDLLEEVWAVAIVARSCLNPRPSRRPLMRYVLKALENPHEVLREPIDSLLIRVE from the exons ATGCAACTGATCGGAAAATCCATCATTTCATCATTTCATGATTCACCGGTTTGCATGACTTGGGTTATAACCATGGCTCATGTTTATGACAACTGGGAAAGGCTTGTCCGAGCCACGCTGCGGATGGAGGATCTCCGGATCACCGGTGAAATGACTCCCAGGGAGGTTTCCTCCATATCATCATCCCTCTCATCACCTTCCTTCAATTCTAGAACTGCGTCATCTTCCTTCAAATTTAGTAATACTGCTGCTGCTTCACCTGTGCAATTTTCATCTTTATACTTGTCCAGCTTTTTGCTGGCAGCGGCGGGACGGGCATTTGAATATGCTGAAATTCTTGAAGCTACAGATCGCTTGAGTGAATCGAATCTCATCAAGCGTGGACGCTCCGGGGATCTGTTTCGTGGTAGGTTGAGAGATAAAACTAATGTTGTAGTCAAAAGAATTGATTTGTCTTCCTCTGTTGAGAAGCAAGAGAGATTGGTCACAGAGTTGGGAGTTTTAGGGAAGGTTTCCCATAATAGACTGGTTCCCCTGCTGGGGTATTGCTTGGAGAATAAGAACAATGATGACAGGTTTCTGGTTTACAAGTATATGCCTTACAAGGATTTGTCGAGTTTTCGTGGATTGGAGAGTGATGGTAATGACAGTTCCCAATCGCTGGATTTTGTTAGGAGGATGAAGATTGCAATTGGAGCTGCAGAGGGTCTGTGCTACCTACATCACGAATGCGTTCCACCTCTTGCTCACAG GGATATTCAAGCCAGCAGCATACTCCTCGATGATAGATTTGAAGTACGTTTAGGAAGCTTAAGTGATGTCTGTGCTCAAAAGTGGGAGACTGAGAGTCATAAACATATGGTTAGCAAGTTTTTGCGGTTGCCACT GAGATCTGATCAAGGTTCATCTG GTAGCCCAGAGGCTGCATGGGAGGATGATGTCTATTGCTTTGGGAAGATTCTGCTTGAGCTTGTTACAGGAAAGCTAGGTATGAGTGCATCATCTAGTGATGCTGCCATGAAGGAGTGGTTGGAGCAGACACTACCCTTGATTAGCATTTATGAAAAAGAACTTCTGCCAATAATTATCGATCCATCCTTGATCATAGACGAAGATCTATTGGAGGAAGTATGGGCTGTGGCTATAGTTGCTAGGTCTTGCCTCAATCCTCGACCTTCAAGGCGACCACTGATGAGATATGTTCTTAAAGCTCTGGAAAACCCTCATGAAGTATTGAGGGAGCCCATTGACTCCCTTCTCATCAGGGTAGAATGA
- the LOC140010947 gene encoding probable LRR receptor-like serine/threonine-protein kinase At2g16250 isoform X2 has product MQLIGKSIISSFHDSPVCMTWVITMAHVYDNWERLVRATLRMEDLRITGEMTPREVSSISSSLSSPSFNSRTASSSFKFSNTAAASPVQFSSLYLSSFLLAAAGRAFEYAEILEATDRLSESNLIKRGRSGDLFRGRLRDKTNVVVKRIDLSSSVEKQERLVTELGVLGKVSHNRLVPLLGYCLENKNNDDRFLVYKYMPYKDLSSFRGLESDGNDSSQSLDFVRRMKIAIGAAEGLCYLHHECVPPLAHRRSDQGSSGSPEAAWEDDVYCFGKILLELVTGKLGMSASSSDAAMKEWLEQTLPLISIYEKELLPIIIDPSLIIDEDLLEEVWAVAIVARSCLNPRPSRRPLMRYVLKALENPHEVLREPIDSLLIRVE; this is encoded by the exons ATGCAACTGATCGGAAAATCCATCATTTCATCATTTCATGATTCACCGGTTTGCATGACTTGGGTTATAACCATGGCTCATGTTTATGACAACTGGGAAAGGCTTGTCCGAGCCACGCTGCGGATGGAGGATCTCCGGATCACCGGTGAAATGACTCCCAGGGAGGTTTCCTCCATATCATCATCCCTCTCATCACCTTCCTTCAATTCTAGAACTGCGTCATCTTCCTTCAAATTTAGTAATACTGCTGCTGCTTCACCTGTGCAATTTTCATCTTTATACTTGTCCAGCTTTTTGCTGGCAGCGGCGGGACGGGCATTTGAATATGCTGAAATTCTTGAAGCTACAGATCGCTTGAGTGAATCGAATCTCATCAAGCGTGGACGCTCCGGGGATCTGTTTCGTGGTAGGTTGAGAGATAAAACTAATGTTGTAGTCAAAAGAATTGATTTGTCTTCCTCTGTTGAGAAGCAAGAGAGATTGGTCACAGAGTTGGGAGTTTTAGGGAAGGTTTCCCATAATAGACTGGTTCCCCTGCTGGGGTATTGCTTGGAGAATAAGAACAATGATGACAGGTTTCTGGTTTACAAGTATATGCCTTACAAGGATTTGTCGAGTTTTCGTGGATTGGAGAGTGATGGTAATGACAGTTCCCAATCGCTGGATTTTGTTAGGAGGATGAAGATTGCAATTGGAGCTGCAGAGGGTCTGTGCTACCTACATCACGAATGCGTTCCACCTCTTGCTCACAG GAGATCTGATCAAGGTTCATCTG GTAGCCCAGAGGCTGCATGGGAGGATGATGTCTATTGCTTTGGGAAGATTCTGCTTGAGCTTGTTACAGGAAAGCTAGGTATGAGTGCATCATCTAGTGATGCTGCCATGAAGGAGTGGTTGGAGCAGACACTACCCTTGATTAGCATTTATGAAAAAGAACTTCTGCCAATAATTATCGATCCATCCTTGATCATAGACGAAGATCTATTGGAGGAAGTATGGGCTGTGGCTATAGTTGCTAGGTCTTGCCTCAATCCTCGACCTTCAAGGCGACCACTGATGAGATATGTTCTTAAAGCTCTGGAAAACCCTCATGAAGTATTGAGGGAGCCCATTGACTCCCTTCTCATCAGGGTAGAATGA
- the LOC113702378 gene encoding lycopene beta cyclase, chloroplastic/chromoplastic-like, protein MGILLKTPNKLHFVSPLCGFADKVSALSSLKPQISQEFSKFGCKKSCFRGGSGRNGWIKASSSAILELVPETKKENLEFELPLYDPSKGLVVDLAVVGGGPAGLAVAQQVSEAGLSVCSIDPSPKLIWPNNYGVWVDEFEAMDLLDCLDATWSGAVVYIDDQNTKDLDRPYGRVNRKLLKSKMMQKCIVNGVKFHQAKVVKVIHEESKSLLICNDGVTIQAAAVLDATGFARCLVQYDKPYNPGYQVAYGILAEVEEHPFDVNKMVFMDWRDSHLNNNLVLKERNQRIPTFLYAMPFSSDRIFLEETSLVARPGVPMEDIQERMVARLRHLGIKVKSIEEDERCVIPMGGPLPVIPQRVVGIGGTAGMVHPSTGYMVARTLAAAPIVANAIVRYLGSEKTPVGADLCSEVWKDLWPIDRRRQREFFCFGMDILLKLDLDATRRFFYAFFNLEPRYWHGFLSSRLFLPELALFGLSLFSHASNTSRFEIMTKGTLPLVTMINNLLQDGE, encoded by the coding sequence ATGGGGATTTTGCTGAAGACACctaataagcttcattttgtgTCTCCCTTGTGTGGTTTTGCTGATAAAGTTAGTGCCTTAAGCTCTTTGAAGCCTCAGATTAGTCAAGAATTTAGCAAGTTTGGTTGTAAAAAATCTTGCTTTAGAGGAGGGAGTGGTAGAAATGGTTGGATTAAGGCTAGTAGTAGTGCTATTTTGGAACTTGTTCCTGAAACCAAGAAAGAaaatcttgaatttgaacttCCTTTATATGACCCCTCAAAAGGGCTGGTTGTGGATTTGGCTGTTGTAGGGGGTGGCCCTGCAGGGCTTGCAGTTGCACAGCAAGTCTCAGAAGCAGGGCTTTCTGTTTGTTCAATTGATCCTTCTCCCAAATTGATTTGGCCTAATAATTATGGTGTCTGGGTCGATGAATTTGAGGCTATGGATTTGTTAGATTGCCTCGACGCCACGTGGTCAGGTGCTGTTGTTTATATTGATGATCAGAATACTAAAGATCTTGATAGACCTTATGGGAGGGTTAATAGGAAACTGTTGAAATCgaaaatgatgcaaaaatgCATAGTGAATGGTGTTAAGTTTCATCAAGCTAAGGTTGTGAAAGTTATCCATGAAGAGTCCAAATCTTTGTTGATCTGTAATGATGGTGTTACCATTCAAGCTGCTGCAGTACTAGATGCAACTGGTTTTGCTAGATGTTTGGTTCAGTATGATAAGCCTTATAATCCCGGATACCAAGTTGCTTATGGAATTTTGGCAGAAGTAGAAGAGCATCCCTTTGATGTAAACAAGATGGTTTTCATGGATTGGCGAGATTCACATCTTAATAATAACTTGGTGCTAAAGGAGAGAAACCAAAGGATACCAACTTTTCTTTATGCCATGCCATTTTCATCAGATAGGATTTTCCTTGAAGAAACTTCCCTTGTGGCTCGTCCAGGAGTCCCGATGGAGGATATTCAGGAGAGGATGGTTGCTCGGTTGAGGCACCTTGGGATAAAAGTTAAAAGTATTGAAGAGGATGAGCGGTGTGTGATTCCGATGGGGGGCCCTCTTCCAGTAATACCTCAGAGAGTTGTTGGAATTGGTGGTACAGCCGGCATGGTACACCCTTCAACTGGGTATATGGTAGCAAGGACTCTAGCAGCAGCTCCTATTGTTGCCAATGCCATAGTTCGATACCTTGGTTCAGAGAAAACTCCTGTGGGTGCAGATTTATGTTCAGAAGTCTGGAAAGATTTGTGGCCAATAGATAGGAGACGCCAAAGGGAATTCTTTTGCTTTGGGATGGATATTCTGTTGAAGCTTGATTTAGATGCCACAAGAAGGTTTTTTTATGCCTTTTTCAACCTAGAACCTCGATACTGGCATGGGTTCTTGTCATCTCGATTATTTCTTCCAGAGCTAGCTCTTTTTGGgctttctcttttctctcacGCCTCCAATACCTCGAGATTTGAGATTATGACAAAGGGAACTCTCCCTTTGGTAACTATGATCAATAACTTATTGCAGGATGGAGAATAA
- the LOC113701602 gene encoding probable LRR receptor-like serine/threonine-protein kinase At2g16250 has protein sequence MAHVYDNWERLVRAILRMEDLRYTGERTPSDVSAISLLSSSFNLSSTASSPLRPISSFNFSTLLLSAAGEAFEYAEILAATGYLSKSNLIKRGRSGDLFRGSLRDNTPVVVKRIDLSSSVEKQARLITELGVLGKVSHSRLVPLLGYCMENGINDDKYLVYKYMPYKDLSSFQGLEGDDESSQSLDFVRRMKIAIGAAEGLCYLHEECNPPLVHRDIQASSILLDDRFEVRLGSLSEVYAQKRETTESRQNIISRFLRLPQRRSSNQGTSGTPEATWADDVYCFGKVLLQLVTGKLGISASSEAAMKVWLEQTLPYISIYDKELVAKIIDPYLFIDEDLLEEAWAVAIVARSCLNPRPSMRPLMRYVLKALENPHEVVREPTSSSHVIEEGEVLLPQQATRNPVFSNMD, from the exons ATGGCTCATGTTTACGACAACTGGGAAAGGCTTGTCCGAGCCATCCTGCGGATGGAGGATCTCCGGTATACCGGCGAAAGGACTCCGAGCGACGTGTCCGCTATATCCCTCTTGTCATCCTCCTTCAATCTTAGTTCTACTGCTTCTTCCCCTCTCCGGCCAATTTCGTCTTTCAACTTCTCCACCTTACTACTATCAGCAGCTGGAGAGGCATTCGAGTACGCTGAAATTCTTGCTGCTACAGGTTACTTGAGCAAATCGAATCTGATCAAGCGTGGACGCTCTGGAGATCTCTTTCGGGGTAGTCTGCGAGATAACACTCCTGTTGTGGTCAAGAGAATTGATTTGTCTTCGTCTGTTGAGAAGCAAGCGCGGTTGATAACGGAGTTGGGTGTTTTAGGGAAGGTTTCGCATAGCAGACTGGTTCCTCTGCTGGGGTATTGCATGGAGAATGGGATTAATGATGACAAGTATCTGGTTTACAAGTATATGCCTTACAAGGATTTGTCGAGTTTTCAAGGATTGGAGGGTGATGATGAGAGTTCCCAATCGCTGGATTTTGTTAGGAGGATGAAGATTGCAATTGGAGCTGCCGAAGGGCTGTGCTACCTGCATGAGGAATGCAATCCACCTCTTGTTCATAG GGACATTCAAGCCAGTAGCATACTCCTCGATGATAGATTTGAAGTacgcttgggaagcttaagtgAGGTCTATGCTCAAAAGCGGGAGACTACTGAGAGTCGTCAAAATATAATTAGCAGGTTCTTGCGGTTGCCTCA ACGCAGGAGCTCTAATCAAGGCACCTCTG GTACCCCAGAGGCTACATGGGCGGATGATGTCTATTGCTTTGGGAAGGTTTTGCTTCAGCTTGTAACAGGAAAGCTAGGTATCAGTGCATCCAGTGAAGCAGCCATGAAGGTGTGGTTGGAGCAGACACTACCCTACATCAGCATTTATGATAAAGAGCTTGTGGCAAAAATTATCGATCCATATTTGTTCATAGACGAAGATCTGTTGGAGGAAGCATGGGCTGTGGCTATAGTTGCCAGGTCTTGCCTTAATCCCAGACCTTCAATGCGACCCTTGATGAGATATGTTCTTAAAGCTCTGGAAAATCCTCATGAAGTAGTTAGGGAGCCAACTAGCTCCAGCCATGTGATAGAAGAAGGAGAAGTTCTACTTCCTCAACAAGCTACAAGAAATCCTGTGTTTTCAAACATGGATTGA